In Harmonia axyridis chromosome 6, icHarAxyr1.1, whole genome shotgun sequence, a single window of DNA contains:
- the LOC123683017 gene encoding uncharacterized protein LOC123683017, with translation MFLIIFKFVKMNANSERIEISRDLLEKAEKARSVLLPTKSELKYKKEYDKFLQWMEVNRMDSKNTSETVMLAYFQEMSELYSPNSLWTKRSMLKLMMRIHDDIDGSKFHELEAFLKRKSKGYEPKKSQVFSREDIVKFLKNASDQEYLLHKVVLIMGYFGGCRCQELLNMKINHIEDRGSVMVVDIPESKTDIRKRFTIVEENEFSALSLVRKYMLLRPSGPERFFLTYREKRCSVQPVGKNTFGKIPSKIASFLELPNPETFTGHCLRRTSAGANMTTLKRHGGWRSSTVAEGYLADSMELKNKTARMLAGMSDERRETTSCLNTVINSDNRLIESPCNSGNNFSGKFDNCRFVFVNTLEGVKDL, from the exons ATGTTTctcatcatattcaaatttgtgaaaatgaatgcaAACTCAGAGAGAATTGAGATTTCAAGAGATTTGTTGGAAAAGGCTGAAAAAGCTCGTTCCGTACTACTACCGACTAAGTCGGAACTTAAGTACAAAAAGGAATATGACAAATTTCTGCAGTGGATGGAAGTTAACCGTATGGATAGTAAAAACACGAGTGAAACTGTAATGTTGGCGTATTTTCAAGAGATG TCTGAATTGTATAGTCCTAATTCGCTGTGGACTAAAAGGTCAATGCTAAAATTGATGATGAGAATACATGATGACATAGATGGAAGTAAATTTCACGAATTGGAAGCGTTTCTCAAACGCAAAAGTAAAGGCTATGAGCCAAAAAAGTCTCAAGTGTTTAGTCGGGAAGatattgtcaaatttttgaagaatgcgTCTGATCAAGAATACTTACTTCATAAG GTAGTTTTGATTATGGGTTATTTCGGGGGCTGTAGATGTCAAGAACTtctgaatatgaaaattaatcACATCGAAGATAGGGGCTCTGTTATGGTGGTTGACATTCCGGAAAGTAAAACAGATATTCGTAAGAGATTTACTATTGTGGAAGAAAACGAGTTCTCTGCATTGAGTCTAGTGAGGAAGTATATGCTTCTACGTCCATCGGGCCCGGAAAGATTTTTTCTAACGTATCGCGAAAAACGTTGCTCAGTTCAACCGGTTGGAAAAAATACATTCGGGAAAATTCCAAGCAAAATTGCTAGTTTTTTAGAATTGCCGAATCCAGAAACATTCACAGGACATTGTCTGCGAAGGACTTCTGCAGGAGCAAATATGACAACATTGAAGAGACATGGTGGATGGCGAAGTTCAACGGTGGCAGAAGGGTATTTGGCCGACAGcatggaattgaaaaacaaaactgcaagaATGTTAGCTGGCATGTCAGATGAAAGAAGGGAAACAACTTCATGTTTGAATACAGTCATTAACAGTGACAACCGTTTAATAGAAAGTCCTTGCAATTCGGGTAAcaactttagtggtaaattcgACAACTGTCGGTTTGTTTTTGTGAACACTTTAGAGGGAGTTAAAGATCTATAA
- the LOC123683018 gene encoding uncharacterized protein LOC123683018 — MGGYYKTETLFFMSPDHQTMKCRGRRQCNINGCKRSHHQLLHKDTQRSIEDTDTHSTQTEFENNENVLAVGHGEGNVLLRMVKVKLYGNNTVLETVALCDEASSVTLVDKSIANRLGLNGTPQPLCIQWTNNLASRHEDSSCLNIDISGVFDGAKIFNMKNVRTVQNLALPIQEIRKSDWERYSYLSGIPFHEIGERPMILLGQDNVRLTVARKVIQSTDNLPIATKTNLGWILHGGNCIRQEKQVYSFHICSSGMSDDSLHEMVKQSFTTDAFGVVPMKTNVNKAEQRAMEIMKNTIRRVGNRFEIGLLWKENNIHLPESKTIAIQRLRCVEKQIQKDREFGKRYSEKIRSYVEKGYARKLTPAECNEEGPRCWYLPHFGVINPNKPKKLRLVFDAASKSNGTSLNDNLLSGPDLLQSLVKVLIKFRQRRIGFCSDVRDVFHQVMVRKEDQSSQRFLWRDGDSNRQWDVYEMQVMTFGATCSPTFAQFVKNVNAEELSSQKNVIDAITKKHYVDDYLDCTDSVEEALETISEVSRVQKSGGFELVNWICNSGEVIEKLSSDDSVFKDFCVDSNSTMQRVLGLSWDSKLDLFCFRISKFEDKFRYSRPTKRQILKTVMSIFDPLGLIVNFTIKGRILIQDIWRSGIGWDDSIDEDLYHTWKLWQSDLRQIENISIIRCYSVNIPEANKIELHFFCDASKKAYAVAPYLRVLTKDEIDVTLVMARARVAPTKPISIPRLELQAAVMGSRLAKTIKDTLETKIDEVFLWSDSTTVLCWIKGDGSKLGQFESHRIGEIQELTNINNWNWIPSKLNSADIATRTYNKDDGNKTTYASWFKGPDFLYELDKTLWPKKNIVRLEDLPYEEIEITAVTTEEESYLPDINRFSKWTRLIRVTAWMLRFVDILLDRLRRSNRVFLGQLEVSEIQKSETLWNINDIVIIVEENCPRRQWKLGRVETLYPVPDGRVRVVSVRTSNGVFKRPVAKLCRIEMEDG, encoded by the coding sequence ATGGGCGGTTATTACAAAACAGAAACTTTGTTTTTCATGTCTCCTGATCACCAGACCATGAAATGCAGAGGAAGACGACAGTGTAACATCAATGGTTGTAAGCGTTCCCATCATCAGCTGCTTCATAAAGATACTCAAAGATCAATCGAAGATACTGATACCCATTCAACACAGACAGAATTTGAAAACAATGAGAACGTGCTTGCAGTTGGACATGGAGAAGGCAATGTTTTGTTGAGGATGGTGAAAGTGAAGTTGTATGGAAACAACACTGTTTTGGAGACCGTAGCTTTATGTGACGAAGCTTCTTCTGTGACTCTCGTAGACAAGTCAATAGCTAACAGATTGGGACTGAATGGCACACCTCAACCGCTTTGCATCCAATGGACTAACAATTTAGCCTCTCGCCATGAAGATTCAAGTTGTTTAAATATTGATATATCGGGAGTATTCGACGGAGCtaagattttcaatatgaaaaatgtcAGAACAGTACAAAATTTAGCTCTCCCCATTCAAGAGATCCGAAAATCCGATTGGGAAAGGTATTCTTATTTGTCAGGAATTCCCTTCCACGAAATAGGAGAACGCCCTATGATTTTATTGGGTCAAGACAATGTACGCCTCACTGTAGCCAGAAAAGTTATTCAAAGCACCGACAATCTTCCCATTGCGACAAAAACCAATCTGGGTTGGATACTTCACGGAGGAAACTGTATCAGACAAGAAAAACAGGTATATTCCTTCCACATCTGCAGTTCTGGAATGTCCGACGATTCACTCCATGAAATGGTGAAACAATCTTTTACCACAGATGCCTTTGGAGTAGTTCCAATGAAAACGAACGTGAATAAAGCAGAACAGAGGGCTATGGAGATAATGAAAAATACAATCAGACGTGTAGGAAACAGATTCGAGATAGGGCTGCTGTGGAAGGAAAACAACATCCATCTCCCAGAGAGCAAAACAATTGCCATTCAGCGACTGAGATGCGTGGAGAAACAAATACAGAAGGATAGGGAATTTGGGAAGCGATACTCTGAGAAAATAAGAAGCTACGTCGAGAAAGGATATGCAAGGAAGTTGACTCCTGCAGAATGCAATGAAGAAGGTCCTCGATGCTGGTATTTGCCGCATTTCGGAGTAATTAACCCCAATAAGCCAAAGAAACTTCGTTTAGTCTTTGATGCCGCCTCAAAATCGAACGGAACCAGTCTGAATGATAATTTACTATCTGGCCCAGACTTGCTACAATCATTGGTGAAGGTATTGATTAAATTTCGACAAAGGAGAATTGGATTCTGCAGTGATGTCAGAGATGTGTTCCATCAAGTTATGGTAAGAAAGGAAGACCAAAGCTCCCAGAGGTTTTTATGGCGAGATGGGGATTCGAATCGACAATGGGACGTTTATGAAATGCAAGTTATGACCTTTGGTGCCACTTGCTCCCCAACCTTTGCCCAGTTCGTAAAAAATGTGAATGCTGAGGAGTTATCCAGCCAGAAAAATGTTATCGATGCtataacaaaaaaacattatgtAGACGACTATCTTGACTGTACCGATTCTGTAGAAGAAGCCTTGGAAACAATCTCCGAAGTGTCACGGGTTCAAAAATCAGGAGGATTTGAGCTTGTCAATTGGATATGCAATTCGGGAGAAGTCATAGAAAAACTGTCATCAGACGATTCAGTATTCAAGGACTTCTGTGTGGATTCGAATTCGACAATGCAAAGAGTACTTGGTCTTTCTTGGGATTCAAAATTGGATCTATTTTGtttcagaatttcaaaattcgaagatAAATTTAGATATAGTAGACCAACCAAGCGACAAATTCTGAAGACGGTAATGTCAATATTCGACCCTTTAGGACTCATTGTGAATTTCACAATAAAAGGACGTATTCTCATACAAGACATATGGCGATCTGGGATTGGATGGGACGATAGTATAGACGAGGACCTATATCACACGTGGAAACTTTGGCAAAGCGATTTGAGACAAATAGAAAACATTTCCATCATAAGATGTTATTCTGTGAATATTCCTGAAGCCAATAAGATAGAACTGCATTTCTTTTGCGACGCTAGCAAGAAAGCATACGCAGTAGCACCCTATCTACGAGTTTTGACTAAAGACGAAATAGATGTAACTCTTGTTATGGCCCGAGCGAGAGTAGCTCCAACAAAACCCATTTCTATTCCACGTTTGGAGTTGCAGGCTGCGGTGATGGGAAGCAGGCTCGCAAAAACAATCAAGGACACTTTGGAGACAAAAATTGACGAAGTATTTTTATGGTCAGACTCTACTACGGTACTTTGTTGGATCAAAGGTGATGGAAGCAAATTGGGACAGTTCGAAAGTCACCGCATCGGAGAGATCCAAGAATTAACAAACATCAACAATTGGAATTGGATTCCCTCAAAGTTGAATTCGGCCGATATTGCCACCAGAACCTACAACAAAGACGACGGCAATAAGACGACCTACGCAAGTTGGTTTAAAGGTCCTGATTTCTTGTATGAATTGGACAAAACCTTATGGCCCAAGAAGAATATCGTGAGATTGGAAGATCTTCCatatgaagaaattgaaataacAGCAGTTACTACAGAAGAAGAATCATATCTTCCTGACATCAACCGATTTTCAAAATGGACTCGGTTGATACGCGTTACTGCTTGGATGTTGAGATTCGTAGATATTCTTCTGGACAGACTGAGAAGAAGCAACAGAGTTTTTCTTGGGCAGTTGGAAGTTTCCGAGATTCAAAAATCTGAAACCCTTTGGAATATCAATGACATAGTCATCATTGTTGAAGAAAATTGTCCAAGAAGACAGTGGAAGTTAGGAAGAGTAGAGACACTTTATCCAGTCCCTGATGGACGAGTTCGAGTAGTGAGTGTCAGAACTAGTAACGGAGTATTCAAGCGCCCGGTTGCAAAGTTGTGCAGAATCGAGATGGAAGATGGCTAG
- the LOC123682691 gene encoding 52 kDa repressor of the inhibitor of the protein kinase-like produces MSRGSYCLVLTCPNNKNKNPKLAFFTLPKDMKIAKRWIEFSGRKDLDLGASKDYRMCSEHFTENQFKCINPRTLLWRGSIPHVNEPKSDVLPESESEMIIHEETVQTDQNVPLSNIERFCGCCEIK; encoded by the exons ATGAGTCGTGGTTCATATTGTTTGGTATTAACCTGcccgaacaataaaaataaaaacccaAAGCTCGCGTTTTTTACATTACCGAAGGACATGAAAAT TGCCAAAAGATGGATCGAATTCTCTGGACGCAAAGATCTTGACCTGGGTGCTTCGAAAGACTATAGAATGTGTAGTGAGCATTTTACAGAAAACCAGTTCAAATGTATAAATCCACGGACATTGCTTTGGCGTGGAAGTATTCCTCATGTGAATGAACCTAAATCAGATGTTCTTCCTGAATCAGAGTCTGAGATGATCATCCATGAAGAAACTGTTCAAACGGATCAAAACGTACCTCTATCTAATATTG aaagattcTGCGGTTGCTGTGAaatcaaatga